Genomic segment of uncultured Desulfobacter sp.:
ATACCGTAAAATCGGTACATACCGAATGTCTCTCCGAAACCAACCGACGCCATGGTATATCTCACATCCATTGAGCTGAAGCTCCGGAGGCTGACAAAGAACTGCGGTTGCTTCGGGTCTGCAATCAGTGACTGGAACAGGTCGCCAACCGGATAGGCTTTCCCCTGGCCGGTAACCGCCATAAAGCTGCCTGCTGCTTCCGGCTCGGCATCATTCGATGGCTTTACCACAATCGTTACCTCATGAATTCCATCGATGGCGCGCAGCTGCGTCTCTGCGGCTTCCTGCCGCACCGGATCCTCTTTATACACGGTGATTGTGGTCGCACCGTTAACAATCTCCAAAATATAGCTGTCTCTTTTCCAATTAAGATCCCGTTCAAGGATAGAAGCCACATAACCGGTCAGAAATTCATCAATGGTCCTGTCCGCAGCCACTGCGGAGAAAGATGAAAAAAGGATCGTAAAGCATAAAGCGGTAGCGAACATACGGACGGTCATATTGAGACAGGTGGCGATACACAGCAGAATGATCATTTTTCTCCTTTGGAATTACTGATGGTTAGTTTTTTTTCCCACTTCCCTTGGATGTCAACAATAAGGTTCCCATTCAGCATTGCTGGCCACCTCTTTTACAATCTGGGCGCCCATATTTTCAAACTTGTCCCTAAGCTCGATTTCCTTTGCAACGCTGACACCATCCTTGGTGACGATGGGCAATCCCCAGGATTTTTCAATTACCACGTTTCTGCCTTTAGGCCCCAGGGTCACCACAACGGCACCTGCAAGTGTTCTCACCCCCCGAAGCATGGCTTCCCGGGCTTTTGCATCATATTTAATTTCTTTTGACATAGTAGGTACGCTCCATTTCATTGACTGCTTGTTTTTGGCTACTCAATTATTCCCAAGACATCCCCCTGACGGATAACAAGATAGTTCATACGGTTATCGTATATCTCACATTGTGTGCCAGGATAGACCACCCCGGCATTTAGTAGATAACATACTGATTGATCATTGGAATTCAGCCTGACAAAGAAGACAAAAGCCCTTTAACGGCTGGATAAAAAAGATTACATGCATCCAAATGGTCATATAGCAGGTAGCGGGCTGCAACGGGATTGTCAATTCATCAATGTTGTATGATGTCCCAGCCAAATTCCTTGACCGCATCGATCCATCCCTGTTTGAAAAACCGATATTCTTCAAGATCCCAATCAGCGGCTTCGGTTTTATTTACTGCTGACCAGAGTTCTTTAAATCTGTATCTGAAATCATTCTTGAAATAGTCATATTGGTAGTCATCCTGCCGGTTCAGGGTTTCTTCTGCATCATCAAAATCCGATGCATAGACCGCCACCCTGAGGGCATCATCATTTGCCAGGTTTTTGATCCAGTTTTCCGCTTCTTCTTTGCCGAATTCGATCCAGTCGCTTTTGCTGTCATTGGTCACCCGGTTCATTTTTTTCTTTGTTTTTTTTTTTTCATCATGCCCTCCCATGGTTTTCCAGTCAGTGTCATGCCATTGCCGCCGCGCAACAATGGATGAGCTCACATCATGTCTCTGAGTTCTTCCCCCCGGACGGTTTCCTGGATGGCGAGAAGTGCGGCCAGCTTATCCAGCAGCGCCCTTTTGTCTGAAAGGATCTTTTTCACCCGCAGATGCGCCTCTTCCATCATCAGTGAGACCGCTTCATCCATCCGGGCCGCGGTTTCCTCACTGTAATTTTTCTCGGAAGAATAGCCCTGGGGCAGAAACATGGGGGTTCGGGGACGGTCATAACTGACAAGACCGATCTTTTCATTCATGCCGTATTCCGCCACCATGGACCGGATGATGTCCGTTGCCCGCTGGAGGTCATTCTGGGCCCCGGTTGATGTCTCGTTAAATACCAACTCCTCTGCCACCCGGCCGCCCAGAAGCACGGCCAACCGGTCGAGCAGTTCAGACCGTGTCATCAGGTACCTGTCTTCGGTGGGCTGCTGCTGGGTGTATCCCAGGGCTGCGATCCCCCGGGGAAGAATGGATATCTTATGGACAGGGTCGGCAAAGGCAACGGATTCGGCCACAATGGCATGGCCGGACTCATGAAAGGCCACAATCTCTTTTTCACGGGCATTCATCACCCGGTTCTTTTTTTGAAGCCCGCCGATCACCCGATCGATGGCCTCGTCAAAATCACTGGGTTCCACCATGTCCTTGTTGCTTCTGGCCGCCAGCAGGGCACTCTCATTGACAATATTGGCAAGATCCGCACCCACAAAACCGGGTGTGCGGCCGGCGATCTTGGAAAGATCCACATCATCCCCCAGAACCACCTGTCTGGAGTGGATTTTCAGAATGGCTTCCCGGCCGTTGATATCCGGCCGGTCCACCAGGACCTGCCGGTCCAGGCGTCCGGGGCGCAGGAGTGCCGGATCCAGGATTTCCGGCCGATTAGTGGCGGCCATGATGATGACCCCCTTATTGGTATCAAAGCCGTCCATCTCCACCAGAAGCTGGTTCAAGGTCTGCTCCCGTTCGTCATGGCCCCCCATGGCATTCATTCCCCGGGCCTTGCCCAGGGCATCCAGTTCGTCGATAAAAATGATGCATGGGGCCTGGGCCGCGGCCTGGGAGAAAAGATCGCGGACCCTGGCCGCGCCAACCCCCACAAACATCTCCACAAATTCGGAGCCGTTGATGCTGAAAAAAGGCACCTTTGCTTCACCGGCCACCGCCCTTGCCAGAAGGGTTTTACCGGTTCCAGGCGGTCCCACCAGAAGGACGCCTTTGGGGATCCGTCCCCCCAGTTTCTGAAATTTTTCCGGGGTGGTTAAAAAATCCACAACCTCTTCCAGTTCCTCCCGGGCCTCGTCAATGCCGGCCACATCCTCAAAAGAGACCCGGGTGTCGCTCTCTGCAAAAATCTTGGCCTTATTTTTACCAAAGGACATCACCCCTGAGCCGCCCATATTTTTTGCGGTGAACCGCCAGATCAGAAAGAGAAAGCCAAGGGGCAGAACCCAGGACAGAAGGATGCCCCAGAATCGGTTCTCAGTCCGGCCGGAATATTGGATCTTGCGCTCATCCATCTCTTTTGCAAGGCCCGGATCATTCACCCGGACGGTAACAAATTTCTGCCCCTGTACGCCCTTGAGAATACCTTCAATCTTCTCGGGACCTATCAGAATGTCATCCACGCTGCCCTCGGCCATGGCCTGCTTGAAACGGCTGTAGGGAATCGTCTCTGTCTTAGGAGCAAAAAAAGACTGCTGCAGATAGACAAGCCCCCAAAAAATGATGAGAACCGTCCAGAAATTTAAAAGAGGCGCCCCGGGTTTCTTGTCTGATGCGGCCTGTGTTCGACCAAAGAGGCTGCGCAATTTTTCCTGGATGGTGTTAATCGGATTGGGTTTGTTTGACATGGACTGAATCCTTTTCAGCAATCATAGACAACGCAGTTTCTACCACTGGACTTGGCCTTGATCCTTCTATGTTTTCTTTTTCCACGGAAGTCCGATCCAAGTTCTCCCAAAGCCGGACCGATTTACTGGTTGCCCCGGATGCAGCGGTTGGGGGCGGGAGTGCTTTTACCCCGCCGCCACCATGACCTGGGCCGGGCGCAGCAGTTTGCCGTGATATAAATATCCTTTTCTTTCAACCCTTACCACGGTATGGGCAATTGCTGCAGGATTCCGGACCACTCCAAGGGCGTCATGGATCTTCGGGTCAAACACGGCGCCTAAAGCCTCAATTGGCTGGACCTCATGTTTGATGAAAAACTGATCCAGAATGCCTTTGAGCCCTTGGATTCCCTGGAAGATATTGCGGCTGTCATCTTCACCGGAGATATGGTTCAAAGCAAGATCCAGCCCGTCAGCCAGCTTGATCACATCTTTGAGCAGTTCTGTTCTTTGCCCCTCTATTTCAAGAGCGGAGGCGCGTGCCAGGCGCTTTTTCGTGTTTTCCAGATCAGCGAGCAGATAATAATATTTCTCCTCCCAGTCAGATGCCGGATCTGAGGTTTGCGCCTCCGGCCCCCTCAGCCCTGAAAATTCATCTTCCAGACCGTAGCCGGGTTGGGAAAAAGAATCTTTCAGTGCAGCATGTAGTTTTTTTTGAATTTTATTGACCATTTTTACTCCTCATATAAATATAACGTTCACAGATTTTCCGGTAATGATACCCGTATATAGATAAGGTCACGGCCAGGGAAATCAGCCGGGGTTTTCTAAGGAGGGTCCATAGAATCAACTGCCAATAGCAGAACCGCTCTTTTCCCAGGATACCCAGCCTGAGGCTTGCCCTGAAAAAAGAGAGAAACCGCTGGAAATCCAGGGGCTGGAACACCTCCGGGGGCGTGAGGGCCCGCAACTGGGTCTTGACCCGCCGGTAATAATTTGCCGGGGAATAAATCTGTTTCATGATCCGTTGATACCCCTTTGACAGCGCCTCCATTCCCATCCGGGGCAGAATATTGGTTGTGCCGTCCACATTATCGCCGGTAAATGGCCTGACCACCCGGCTCTGGCGCTGAAGCCTGTCAAACAGCCGGGTTCCGGGAGGGGCCTGAAGCATCCCCACCATGGCCATGACGATTCCACTGTTCTGGATAAAATCGATCTGGCGTTGAAAAATGGAGGGCGGGTCACTGTCAAATCCCACGATAAACCCGCCCATCACCTGCAGGCCGCTGCGGTGGATGATGGCCACGCTTTCAAGCAGATCCCTGTTTTTATTTTGAATTTTATGGCATTCGCTCAAGGCGGTTTCATCCGGGGATTCGATACCGATGAAGACCGAGTCAAATCCCGCCTTTACCATCAGGGAAAGCAGGTCCGGATCATCGGCCAGGTTGATGGAAGATTCCGTGAAAAAGACACATCCCTTTTTATCACTGCGCCATTGGATCAGGGCCGGAAGCAGATGGCTTTTCAGAAATCGCTTGTTGCCGATAAAATTATCATCCACAAAAAATATGCTGCTCCGCCAGCCCATATCATAGATACGGTCAAGTTCCCCAATGATCTGGCCGGGGGTTTTCAGCCGGGGACTGTGTCCGAACAATGCGGTGACATTGCAAAAATCGCAGTTAAAGGGGCATCCCCTGGAAAACTGGATGCTCAATGCGGCATACCGGTTTACCTTCAGCAGATGCCACAGGGGAACCGGCGTCTCACCAAGGTCACTGAACCCTTCCGCCCGATAGATCTTTTTTGCCTGGCCCTTTTCCAGATCTGATAAAAACAGGGGCAGTGTCAGCTCGGCTTCATCCAGCACCAGGTGATCCGCAGTCCCGAATTGCTCCGGTTCAGCCGTAAAAAGAGGACCGCCGCAGACGATGGGCACCAGCAAGGCTTTGCACCGGTCAATAATCCGGCAGGCGGATTCGCGCTGAACCGTCATTCCCCCCATAAAGACCATGTCCGCCCATAAAAGGTCCGTGTCGCTCAGGCGTTCCACATTGGTATCCACAAGTTTCTTGGACCATTTTTCTGGCAGCAGCGCCGCCACCGTCAGAAGGCCCAATGGGGGAAACGCAGCTTTTTTGCCGATGAAACTGACCGCATGATTAAAGGACCAGAAAGTGTCCGGAAATTCGGGATAAATCAGTAAAATATTCATTTGGGATCTCCTTTTACCCGTTTTTTCGGGGCGGGATTGCTGTAACCTGATAGAGCAATCATTGTGCCAAGGGACGGGTTGGGGAAGTTATTCTATGATGATGCCGGCATTGAAAGGGAAAGACTCAAAGGAGGGGTTTGTTTAAAGAAGTCGGATGGCCTCAAAGGCGGTTTTATTTGTTCAATGGGTCATATGGTACCTTTTTAAGGTTCCCTTTTTGGAATCAGCTGCAGGATCGGCCACAAGAAAAATGGGCCTCATTGGGAATCAAAGGGAAGGCGCTCGGGAGGGACAATTGAGAGTTTGCGCATGCGGGCACGCAATGTGCTGCGGTTAAGGCCTAAGATCTGGGCGGCACTGTTCTTGCCGCTGACTTTCCAGTGGGTCTGTTCGAGCACGCGGATGATATAATCTCGTTCAACCGCCTCCAGGGTTTTGAAGTCTTTGCTTAAATGCCTGTAGGATTTTTCCAGATCATCCGCCAGATGGAGTTTAGGACTTGATGAATTGATCACTGCCCGTTCAAGAACATTTTCCATCTCCCGGACGTTTCCCGGCCAGTGATAATTTGAAAGGGCGTTCATTACGTTTTGGGGAACCACCTTGATTCGTTTGCCCAGTCTCCGGGATATTTTTTCAATATAAAAATCTGTCAGGAGGGGGATATCCTCTTTTCTTTCACGCAGCGGCGGCATGGTAATTGGAAAGACATTGAGCCGGTACCACAGATCTTTTCTGAAACGCCCTTTTTCAACTTCATCCTCAAGGTTCCGGTTTGTCGCGGCAATGATCCGTACATCCACCTTGGTGGTGTGAGAACTGCCCAAGCGCTCGAATTCACCGTCTTGAATGACCCTGAGCAGCTTTGGCTGCAATTCCAGAGGCAGTTCTCCGATTTCATCCAGAAACAGGGTGGCTTTGTCAGCAATTTCAAATCGCCCTTTTTGGTTGCGGTCGGCCCCGGTAAACGCGCCTTTTTCATGACCGAAAAGTTCGCTCTCTATAAGATTTAAGGGCAATGCCGCACAATTGATTTTGACCAGTGCCCGGTTTTTCCGGTTGCTGTTGCTGTGAATTGCCCTGGCCACAAGCTCTTTACCTGTCCCTGTTTCACCGAGAACCATTACCGTTGTGTTGCTTTGGGCAATCTGCTCAACTTTGAAGAGCACATATTTAAGCCCGTCACTCTGACCGATAATGCTCTCGTGGTTATGTTCCAGCTTAATTTCTTCTTTAAGATACGCCTGTTCATCTTCAAGTTGCTTTTTCAGTACTTCGATTTCCTTTAAAGATTTTTCGACAATTCGTTTTTCCTCTACGGTTTTCTGTTTTTCCAAAACAAGCTGTTCGGTCCTTTTTTTTACGATATCCTCAAGATTCCGTTTGTAATGCTCTTTTTCGGTCACATCCTCAATGGCCAGCAGAATCAACTCCACTTTTTTGAAATCGTTATCAATTCTTCGGGCATTCAGATGCATGATTTTTGGCCCGATGCCTTCAAAGGAATGCTCCACTTCGAAATCATTGAACACGGTGTTTTCAGGGAGGATCTTCTCAAGTAATTCTCTGAGTCTGGGGATGTTCCACTGCCCGTTGCCAAGGTCATAAATTAAAACGCCCTCTGTCTCTTCCTGCTTGGCACAAAAGGCCATGTAAAACGCATGATTTGATCTGACAATTTTTAAATCGGCATCAAGAACCACGAGCGGTTCACGCACTGAATTGAGAATATTAGTGAAAAGGTCTAAAAAGTTTTGCATATATGAATCCTAACATGTTTAGACTGCAATACATCTAATAGGAAATTATTCTGGTTATAACGGATTTATGGGACCCGTCCGTAAGCCTCCCAATGAACCCCAAATCAAAAGGTTTTGAAGCCAGTTTTCGTGGTACCGAAATCCGTTAATTCTTTCAAAAGAACTCACATGGCCTTTTTGCTTTACCGTCCATGGATTGAGTGGGGCAAAATTTTGGGTAAGCGCCCAGGCACGAATGCTGAGATTGGCAGATTTCATAGTGCCGTGAAAGTACTTGGTACTGAATAAATGACGGTCCATCCGCTGTATAAGCCGGTCAACCATGTTGCTCGTTCTATGTGCGCCAGGAAAGTCATAGGCTTGGGAAAACTGTGGAAGATTATCCCTGAGCTTCTTGATTTTAACTGAAATGACGTCCGGAACGTCATTCTCAGTATTTCGACACCATTCGGAAAGCCTCCGAACTCTTTGTGAGAATGATCTTTTGGACTCTGCCCTGAAGCAATCCCATAATCTGGTGGCGGCATCCAGAAAATGGTCCTTGTATTTTTTGCGTGAGCGATCACGTATGCCAATAAAA
This window contains:
- the ftsH gene encoding ATP-dependent zinc metalloprotease FtsH, which codes for MSNKPNPINTIQEKLRSLFGRTQAASDKKPGAPLLNFWTVLIIFWGLVYLQQSFFAPKTETIPYSRFKQAMAEGSVDDILIGPEKIEGILKGVQGQKFVTVRVNDPGLAKEMDERKIQYSGRTENRFWGILLSWVLPLGFLFLIWRFTAKNMGGSGVMSFGKNKAKIFAESDTRVSFEDVAGIDEAREELEEVVDFLTTPEKFQKLGGRIPKGVLLVGPPGTGKTLLARAVAGEAKVPFFSINGSEFVEMFVGVGAARVRDLFSQAAAQAPCIIFIDELDALGKARGMNAMGGHDEREQTLNQLLVEMDGFDTNKGVIIMAATNRPEILDPALLRPGRLDRQVLVDRPDINGREAILKIHSRQVVLGDDVDLSKIAGRTPGFVGADLANIVNESALLAARSNKDMVEPSDFDEAIDRVIGGLQKKNRVMNAREKEIVAFHESGHAIVAESVAFADPVHKISILPRGIAALGYTQQQPTEDRYLMTRSELLDRLAVLLGGRVAEELVFNETSTGAQNDLQRATDIIRSMVAEYGMNEKIGLVSYDRPRTPMFLPQGYSSEKNYSEETAARMDEAVSLMMEEAHLRVKKILSDKRALLDKLAALLAIQETVRGEELRDMM
- a CDS encoding nucleotide exchange factor GrpE, with the translated sequence MVNKIQKKLHAALKDSFSQPGYGLEDEFSGLRGPEAQTSDPASDWEEKYYYLLADLENTKKRLARASALEIEGQRTELLKDVIKLADGLDLALNHISGEDDSRNIFQGIQGLKGILDQFFIKHEVQPIEALGAVFDPKIHDALGVVRNPAAIAHTVVRVERKGYLYHGKLLRPAQVMVAAG
- a CDS encoding B12-binding domain-containing radical SAM protein translates to MNILLIYPEFPDTFWSFNHAVSFIGKKAAFPPLGLLTVAALLPEKWSKKLVDTNVERLSDTDLLWADMVFMGGMTVQRESACRIIDRCKALLVPIVCGGPLFTAEPEQFGTADHLVLDEAELTLPLFLSDLEKGQAKKIYRAEGFSDLGETPVPLWHLLKVNRYAALSIQFSRGCPFNCDFCNVTALFGHSPRLKTPGQIIGELDRIYDMGWRSSIFFVDDNFIGNKRFLKSHLLPALIQWRSDKKGCVFFTESSINLADDPDLLSLMVKAGFDSVFIGIESPDETALSECHKIQNKNRDLLESVAIIHRSGLQVMGGFIVGFDSDPPSIFQRQIDFIQNSGIVMAMVGMLQAPPGTRLFDRLQRQSRVVRPFTGDNVDGTTNILPRMGMEALSKGYQRIMKQIYSPANYYRRVKTQLRALTPPEVFQPLDFQRFLSFFRASLRLGILGKERFCYWQLILWTLLRKPRLISLAVTLSIYGYHYRKICERYIYMRSKNGQ
- a CDS encoding sigma 54-interacting transcriptional regulator, coding for MQNFLDLFTNILNSVREPLVVLDADLKIVRSNHAFYMAFCAKQEETEGVLIYDLGNGQWNIPRLRELLEKILPENTVFNDFEVEHSFEGIGPKIMHLNARRIDNDFKKVELILLAIEDVTEKEHYKRNLEDIVKKRTEQLVLEKQKTVEEKRIVEKSLKEIEVLKKQLEDEQAYLKEEIKLEHNHESIIGQSDGLKYVLFKVEQIAQSNTTVMVLGETGTGKELVARAIHSNSNRKNRALVKINCAALPLNLIESELFGHEKGAFTGADRNQKGRFEIADKATLFLDEIGELPLELQPKLLRVIQDGEFERLGSSHTTKVDVRIIAATNRNLEDEVEKGRFRKDLWYRLNVFPITMPPLRERKEDIPLLTDFYIEKISRRLGKRIKVVPQNVMNALSNYHWPGNVREMENVLERAVINSSSPKLHLADDLEKSYRHLSKDFKTLEAVERDYIIRVLEQTHWKVSGKNSAAQILGLNRSTLRARMRKLSIVPPERLPFDSQ